One window of Canis lupus baileyi chromosome 21, mCanLup2.hap1, whole genome shotgun sequence genomic DNA carries:
- the LOC140613404 gene encoding olfactory receptor 5J3-like has protein sequence MAGWNHTGVKEFLLVGLTENPNLQIPLFLLFTLIYFTTLAGNWGMIMLIWLNAQLHTPMYFFLSNLSFCDICYSTVFAPKMLVNFLSKHKSSTFSGCVLQSFFFAVYVTTEGILLSMMAYDRYVAIANPLLYRVIMTQRVCIQMVLASYLGGLINSLTHTIGLLKLDFCGPNIVNHYFCDIPPLLRLSCSDAHNNEMLLLIFSGVIAMFTFTIIMVSYMCIIMAIQRIRSAEGRRKAFSTCASHLTAVTLFYGSVTFSYIQPSSQYSLEQEKVSAVFYTLVIPMLNPLIYSLRNKDVKDAAKRSIWWKRT, from the coding sequence ATGGCAGGTTGGAATCATACAGGGGTGAAGGAATTCCTTCTGGTAGGTTTAACAGAAAACCCTAATTTGCAGATCcctctttttttgcttttcaccCTTATTTACTTCACCACTCTGGCAGGTAACTGGGGCATGATTATGTTGATCTGGTTAAATGCCCAACTTCATACTCCTATGTACTTCTTCCTTAGCAACCTCTCTTTTTGTGATATCTGCTACTCTACTGTCTTTGCTCCAAAGATGTTGGTCAATTTCCTATCGAAACACAAGTCCAGCACATTTTCTGGTTGTGTTCtacagagtttcttttttgcAGTATATGTAACCACAGAAGGCATCCTCCTATCTATGATGGcttatgaccgctatgtggcaaTAGCTAATCCTTTGTTGTATAGAGTCATAATGACCCAAAGAGTTTGTATTCAGATGGTCCTTGCATCTTACTTGGGTGGGCTCATTAACTCACTGACACATACAATAGGTTTGCTCAAACTGGACTTCTGTGGTCCTAACATTGTGAATCATTATTTCTGTGACATTCCCCCTCTTCTGAGACTCTCTTGCTCTGATGCCCACAACAATGAGATGCTGCTTTTAATATTCTCTGGGGTCATTGCAATGTTCACTTTCACTATAATTATGGTCTCTTATATGTGCATTATCATGGCCATCCAGAGAATCCGCTCAGCTGAGGGGAGGCGCAAAGCCTTCTCTACTTGTGCCTCTCATCTGACTGCCGTGACATTATTCTATGGGTCTGTGACCTTTAGTTACATCCAGCCAAGTTCCCAGTATTCCCTGGAACAGGAGAAGGTCTCTGCTGTGTTTTATACATTGGTGATCCCCATGCTAAACCCATTGATTTATAGCCTACGAAATAAGGATGTAAAAGATGCAGCCAAGAGGTCCATATGGTGGAAGAGAACTTAA